Part of the Trichoderma asperellum chromosome 1, complete sequence genome is shown below.
TTGGATGATGATCTTTTTGGGCTGCACAAGCGCATGATGAATAGAAAAAAGTCAAGAGAACAGTTCAAACGACCAGAGGTCAAACAAGAAGCCAAACAAGAACCAAAGACGATTGATTTGGGCTCCATACCGTCCTTCTTATAATATATGCTCTTTTGGCACTGGCTGGAATATTTACGAAGGAAGTCACAACTTTCATCGGGAGACTCATATGGATGTTTTTAAGAACATGGGCAGGGGTCCATTGAGAATCAAACATGACCTTCGTTAATATCTCATTGCAGTAAGTTTCATTAAACCATATACTAATCCTCCATGGTGAGCTCATCAAAATCATCTAACAGCTCGTCCATGTTCACCGTAGGCACGCCGTCATCACCGTCCATATCCGTTTCTGCTATACTCATCTCCTCATCAGTTACCTTTCTGGGGTTCTTGTATACCGCCAAAGCAGCACGaagctcctcatcttcctcaacgTCTCGCAAGAACATTTCGTACTCCTTATCCATACGCTCTTGGTCTGCCTTCTTTGGTAGAAGTTCGCCCTCGTCCTTAGCCATACGCTTGAGCTTCCAGTTGCGGCGACGATTCCTCCTGCGGTTGGGGTAGTGTTTCTTCACTAGCACAACGTCTGGGATTATTGATGAATATGTGTTGGACTCCTCGATCGCATCGTACTCGGGGTTGTTGAAGTTAGTGCCATTCAGCAGGTAACCCATCGCTGAGTCGCCTGGCTGCAGCAAGCCTCCCAGATGTGTTCGCGTGAAGTACGTCCTGTCGTTAACGCCCAGATCGGACGCACGAGCGACCGTTGCCTCAGCGAGCAACCACCTGCCATTCCGAGTGGGGGTCGGCTCAATATCCATGATGATGAACTCAACCAACTCCATAGCGTCGGCGAGAGCTGTGAAAGGAGCACGCCAGTAGAGAGATGCGCTCACTTCTGCGGTCTGAAGGGTTTGTGGATCCATGAGATAGACTGCTGTGCCAATCTTGTGGCAGAGGACGAGAGGTGAGATGTTGCCGCTCTGTTTTGCCATCTTTATAGGCAGCGCAACCAGGTCATCTCTACATACGGGGACAATTTCGGCAGAGAAAGTGAATTTGTATGATTTTTTAGAAGTGTGGGTATCCATGGAGATCAACTCTTGGGCGGCCTTGACCTTGACGGGAACGACTGAGTTGAGGAAGTCGACAAACTTCTCCGCCTGATTTCGaacggaaaagaaaaaatcgaTACCGTCTTTGGCTTCCTTGATGTTGAGGGTTTCTTTGTGCGCACCATGTTTCAGGATCAGCTGTTCCAAGAAGTGGAATGTTCTCTTGTGCAAGACTTTCTGTCGGACTTGTACGCAGGCCCTCCAGTGGTTTGGGGTGAAACTCTTTTGACAGTCGGGACACTGCTGATGTGCCACGACATATACAACTTCAaagctctgctgcagcaACACTCCTTGTTGGACAGAGTCTTGGATTGTCAGCTTGACTTTGACTCTTCGAGAGTGAGGCTCAGTCCAGATGAAGCTTGCATCGACGATTCGCACTTTGTTCAGGCCTCTTAGCTTCTTGAGGCAGAGAGCTAAAAGCTCGCGAGATTCGGGCATGGCGACGATCCAACTGGCCGGTGGCAACATCCATCTCTCGCAGTCTCTGCACTGCTGGATGGTAGCTTCTCGCTGGATTCCATTGGTGATGTCGTTGGTTAGCTTGATACAGTCGTAGCAGGTTGCGCCTGTCGCCGTCGTTCCATCGATCGGAGTACCGCAGTTGTGACAGAGGATtctgaagaggaaaatatTGTGAGCCAAGGTCCTTTTCATTCACGGACACTGCGGAGATGCAGCCGCAGTGAAAGACCGAATCGGATACCGGTCTCGTGAGAGATGGATGGCTACTTACGTTGCACTCGTATGCGTCTGCGCAGCAGGCGCGATAGAGATGGCATCATCAAGGTCCATGGACATTTTGCTTGATGAGGTCGACGTATTGCGAAGGGATGTGTATGGTGGTAGATGATTTTACGCGGCTGGAGCCCGTAGATAATACAATATACACCAAAGTTCAAAAATTATTTTGCCCCGCTGCTTGATAAGCGTTTTTCTATGGCTTATCGCTGCATCTGGCCGCTGAAAATTTATTGCCTATCCAGTAGTAGTGGCCGGGGCAAAGAGCCAGTGCCAGGGAAGAATGTGCAATATTGAGTCATTGGTCGAGTCATCCGCGGGGACATGCACTAAAAGAGTTAACAACTTCACAAGACATCACGGCAGTTTCCACCTGC
Proteins encoded:
- the NMD3 gene encoding ribosome-binding protein (BUSCO:EOG092D20Y4) translates to MSMDLDDAISIAPAAQTHTSATILCHNCGTPIDGTTATGATCYDCIKLTNDITNGIQREATIQQCRDCERWMLPPASWIVAMPESRELLALCLKKLRGLNKVRIVDASFIWTEPHSRRVKVKLTIQDSVQQGVLLQQSFEVVYVVAHQQCPDCQKSFTPNHWRACVQVRQKVLHKRTFHFLEQLILKHGAHKETLNIKEAKDGIDFFFSVRNQAEKFVDFLNSVVPVKVKAAQELISMDTHTSKKSYKFTFSAEIVPVCRDDLVALPIKMAKQSGNISPLVLCHKIGTAVYLMDPQTLQTAEVSASLYWRAPFTALADAMELVEFIIMDIEPTPTRNGRWLLAEATVARASDLGVNDRTYFTRTHLGGLLQPGDSAMGYLLNGTNFNNPEYDAIEESNTYSSIIPDVVLVKKHYPNRRRNRRRNWKLKRMAKDEGELLPKKADQERMDKEYEMFLRDVEEDEELRAALAVYKNPRKVTDEEMSIAETDMDGDDGVPTVNMDELLDDFDELTMED